Proteins from a genomic interval of Paenibacillus sp. FSL H8-0048:
- a CDS encoding response regulator transcription factor has protein sequence MNERVLVADDDPNITDVCRRYLEREGYVVTTAKDGLEALELWRSQPPSLMVLDLMMPHKNGWEVCSEIRQTDDLPIIMLTARGEEQDRLMGLTMGADDYLTKPFSPRELVLRVQAILRRMRVVQASPATAAEHTIKYEGLAINVGKRIVEIDGQAIDLTVTEFEMLYLLASHPGQAFSRTQILSKLWDFSYEGDTTTVTVHIRRLREKIEQTPSDPKYIKTVWGIGYKFAGDGI, from the coding sequence ATGAATGAACGAGTGCTGGTCGCGGATGATGATCCGAATATTACCGATGTGTGCCGCAGGTATCTGGAACGGGAAGGGTATGTGGTCACCACTGCCAAGGACGGCTTGGAGGCGTTAGAGCTCTGGCGCAGCCAGCCGCCCAGCCTGATGGTGCTCGATCTGATGATGCCGCATAAGAACGGCTGGGAGGTGTGCAGCGAGATCCGGCAGACCGATGATCTCCCGATCATCATGCTGACGGCGCGCGGCGAGGAGCAGGACCGGCTCATGGGGCTGACAATGGGGGCGGATGATTATCTGACCAAGCCCTTCAGTCCAAGGGAACTCGTACTGCGGGTGCAGGCGATTCTGCGCCGGATGAGGGTTGTACAGGCCTCGCCCGCTACCGCTGCGGAGCACACGATTAAGTACGAAGGGCTGGCTATTAATGTAGGGAAGCGCATCGTGGAGATTGACGGGCAGGCGATTGACTTGACCGTTACCGAGTTCGAGATGCTCTACCTGCTGGCGAGCCATCCCGGCCAGGCCTTTTCCCGGACTCAAATTCTCAGCAAGCTGTGGGATTTCAGCTATGAAGGGGATACCACCACCGTGACCGTCCATATCCGGAGATTACGGGAGAAGATCGAACAG
- a CDS encoding stalk domain-containing protein: MGNSKAGKRFMMAAVLALSLAVSGISGAAAGIKTMKKDGMELMNLRQAAMMYGYSIEWNSKDRSVSLMYMDKMTNDGKMTDDGKMIDDGIKPMGKMIKVMIGSKKMMVDGKTVNLSMAPALYDGSTYVADTVVTMYMKPAEAMK; this comes from the coding sequence ATGGGTAACAGCAAAGCAGGCAAACGGTTCATGATGGCGGCAGTATTGGCACTTTCTCTGGCAGTGTCGGGCATCTCCGGCGCAGCGGCAGGCATCAAGACGATGAAGAAGGACGGCATGGAACTGATGAACCTAAGACAGGCGGCCATGATGTACGGCTACAGCATTGAATGGAACAGCAAAGACCGCTCCGTCTCGCTGATGTATATGGACAAGATGACGAACGACGGCAAGATGACGGATGACGGCAAGATGATAGATGACGGCATAAAGCCGATGGGCAAGATGATTAAGGTCATGATCGGGTCGAAAAAAATGATGGTCGACGGTAAAACAGTCAACCTGAGCATGGCTCCGGCACTTTACGATGGCAGCACTTATGTGGCGGATACGGTAGTGACCATGTACATGAAGCCTGCTGAAGCTATGAAATAA